Proteins encoded by one window of Nicotiana tabacum cultivar K326 chromosome 10, ASM71507v2, whole genome shotgun sequence:
- the LOC107804090 gene encoding GDSL esterase/lipase At2g04570-like isoform X1, whose amino-acid sequence MAYTFVSIILCQFLLLMTTTLAGKVPAIIVFGDSSVDSGNNNQISTVLKSNFEPYGRDFYGKKPTGRFCNGRIPPDFISEGFGLRPFVPAYLDPAFDISDFAMGVCFASAGTGYDNATSDVLDVIPLWKEVEYYKEYQKKLRAYAGKKKAKYIIKEALYLVSIGTNDFLENYYSMQSRRASQYTEDQFQIFLLRLAQNFVKQIYQMGARKISLTGLPPMGCLPLERATNYISGNGDGCNEKYNNVAKHFNVMLGGLVQKLNKELPGIRVVFADAYNLLLHMIRKPSSYGFEVAGVACCGTGLFEMGYLCDSLNPLTCTDANKYVFWDAFHVTDKTNHIISNFLMRHVFRQFQ is encoded by the exons ATGGCTTACACTTTCGTCAGTATTATTCTGTGTCAATTCTTGTTACTAATGACTACAACTTTGGCAGGAAAAGTTCCAGCAATTATAGTGTTTGGTGATTCCTCTGTTGATTCAGGGAATAACAACCAGATTTCCACTGTTTTAAAGAGCAATTTTGAGCCGTACGGTCGTGATTTTTACGGTAAAAAACCAACTGGGAGGTTTTGCAATGGGCGAATTCCGCCAGATTTTATATCTGAGGGTTTTGGATTGAGACCATTTGTTCCAGCTTATTTGGATCCGGCATTTGATATATCTGATTTTGCAATGGGAGTTTGCTTTGCTTCTGCTGGTACTGGTTATGATAATGCCACTTCTGATGTGctt GATGTGATACCATTGTGGAAGGAAGTGGAATACTACAAGGAATATCAGAAAAAACTAAGAGCATACGCAGGCAAAAAGAAAGCCAAATACATAATAAAAGAGGCATTATATTTAGTAAGCATAGGAACAAATGATTTTTTAGAGAATTACTACTCAATGCAAAGCAGACGTGCCTCTCAATACACAGAAGATCAATTTCAGATTTTCCTTCTTCGACTTGCACAGAATTTTGTAAAGCAAATTTATCAAATGGGAGCAAGAAAAATTTCCTTAACCGGACTTCCTCCAATGGGGTGTTTACCTTTGGAAAGAGCAACAAATTATATAAGTGGAAATGGAGATGGATGCAATGAGAAATATAATAATGTGGCTAAGCATTTTAATGTGATGTTGGGTGGTTTAGTTCAGAAACTAAACAAAGAACTTCCTGGGATTAGAGTGGTTTTTGCTGATGCTTATAATCTCTTGCTACATATGATTAGAAAACCTTCTTCTTATG GGTTTGAAGTGGCAGGCGTAGCATGTTGTGGCACAGGATTATTTGAAATGGGTTACTTGTGCGATAGTTTAAACCCATTGACATGCACAGATGCAAACAAGTACGTATTTTGGGATGCTTTTCATGTGACGGACAAAACAAaccacattatctctaatttctTGATGAGACATGTCTTTCGCCAATTTCAATAG
- the LOC107804090 gene encoding GDSL esterase/lipase At2g04570-like isoform X2, whose amino-acid sequence MAYTFVSIILCQFLLLMTTTLAGKVPAIIVFGDSSVDSGNNNQISTVLKSNFEPYGRDFYGKKPTGRFCNGRIPPDFISEGFGLRPFVPAYLDPAFDISDFAMGVCFASAGTGYDNATSDVLDVIPLWKEVEYYKEYQKKLRAYAGKKKAKYIIKEALYLVSIGTNDFLENYYSMQSRRASQYTEDQFQIFLLRLAQNFVKQIYQMGARKISLTGLPPMGCLPLERATNYISGNGDGCNEKYNNVAKHFNVMLGGLVQKLNKELPGIRVVFADAYNLLLHMIRKPSSYGFEVAGVACCGTGLFEMGYLCDSLNPLTCTDANKWDSHMFCSTPVDTPPV is encoded by the exons ATGGCTTACACTTTCGTCAGTATTATTCTGTGTCAATTCTTGTTACTAATGACTACAACTTTGGCAGGAAAAGTTCCAGCAATTATAGTGTTTGGTGATTCCTCTGTTGATTCAGGGAATAACAACCAGATTTCCACTGTTTTAAAGAGCAATTTTGAGCCGTACGGTCGTGATTTTTACGGTAAAAAACCAACTGGGAGGTTTTGCAATGGGCGAATTCCGCCAGATTTTATATCTGAGGGTTTTGGATTGAGACCATTTGTTCCAGCTTATTTGGATCCGGCATTTGATATATCTGATTTTGCAATGGGAGTTTGCTTTGCTTCTGCTGGTACTGGTTATGATAATGCCACTTCTGATGTGctt GATGTGATACCATTGTGGAAGGAAGTGGAATACTACAAGGAATATCAGAAAAAACTAAGAGCATACGCAGGCAAAAAGAAAGCCAAATACATAATAAAAGAGGCATTATATTTAGTAAGCATAGGAACAAATGATTTTTTAGAGAATTACTACTCAATGCAAAGCAGACGTGCCTCTCAATACACAGAAGATCAATTTCAGATTTTCCTTCTTCGACTTGCACAGAATTTTGTAAAGCAAATTTATCAAATGGGAGCAAGAAAAATTTCCTTAACCGGACTTCCTCCAATGGGGTGTTTACCTTTGGAAAGAGCAACAAATTATATAAGTGGAAATGGAGATGGATGCAATGAGAAATATAATAATGTGGCTAAGCATTTTAATGTGATGTTGGGTGGTTTAGTTCAGAAACTAAACAAAGAACTTCCTGGGATTAGAGTGGTTTTTGCTGATGCTTATAATCTCTTGCTACATATGATTAGAAAACCTTCTTCTTATG GGTTTGAAGTGGCAGGCGTAGCATGTTGTGGCACAGGATTATTTGAAATGGGTTACTTGTGCGATAGTTTAAACCCATTGACATGCACAGATGCAAACAA ATGGGATTCACACATGTTTTGCAGTACCCCCGTGGATACTCCTCCTGTATGA